The DNA window gaaaacatttatcaACAGTTTAACCTAACTATAACATTACTCAAACGGTAATACAGCAAACAGTACACtaatcatgtattttgtttcctcaCGATCAAGCACCATTTAAGCttcaaaaaacaatatatgcGGTTTACCTAAATCTGTCTATAGTACTTGCTGCATTGCGAACTTTCCCATACATCCCTGCGGCTGGGCTTTCTGTGTCGCTGAAAAGGATGGGCACAGTCCTCAATCGAGCACCTTCAAGAGAAACGAGGAACAAAACGCACACAAATGTCACAATGTTATGTTTTTCCATACATTTTTTTGAGTAGTAATTGTTAGAACAGGGTTTGCAGGATGTGTGGGTGGGCACCAGCAGCCAATACAACATCGCCCCAAGTGACTGGTGGGTAGCTGGTGAGGTTGGTGGCTTATACATGGGTGGGGTGCGGCAGGTGAACACCGAGGGGTGGCAGGAGTGGTCTTACCGTCGTTCCCCTCCATGCCTGCCATGTTGATGGTGGGGCCGTTGCCCGCGCTGCCCTGCACGCTCTTCAGCTGCTGCTCCAGCCGTTCGAGCTGAAAGACCAGAGAGCTCTTCTCCGTGCCGAGGGCCTCCAGCACGGTCTGCTTCTGGATCAGGGTCTCGGTGAGCTGGTGCAGCCGGTTCTCCAGCTCCGCCTGGCTGCTGGAGCTCAGTGTCTTGTTGGTGAGCTGGAAGGCGGGGGAAGATGGCAGGGGTGCAAGATTCCAGATTATTTGGTGATCGTGGGGAGCCTTATCTTGTACACATCAGAACCAACTTGAACAACACAAGTTTGTGTCTCGGCCAGAATTTATAACAGAAAAAACATTGAAACCGCAGCAGTGTAAGTACAatgaataaaaaacacatgACGTTCCTAACCTGATTCCGCAGCTTTTGAATTTCTTCCTCTCGGTCTTTGATCCTGCTCTGGAGAGTGTTTTTAGTTCGGTGCAGTTCTTCCTCCATGTACTGAAGCTCCTATAAAAGcacaaaaactattttttttcataaaatcgACATCAATACCAAATTCAACTGTTGACTCTTGCTTTAAAGGACTATGCATGCAGGCCTCGGGTTTTCTCCcactgattttgttttcaatcGCATTTCGATACAAATGACATCAGTCAAAATATACTCTGCAGATGCTCTTTGAAAATAATGATCGTGGGCACTGTCAAAACATCACACACATCACAGTTAAGCAGACTGCACACAGCTCTTTCAGTCCTTTATGTCTGCTTTTtgtaacaagaaaaaacatttcattgGACCAATAGGTCAAAATATTATTCTATTAAAACTGCCAAAATTCATGAATAAAAAGGACCTTGAAAGGGTGCGGTCTGCTTACCTGGGTTTCAGAAAACAAGTCTATTCATAGTGTTCACTTCAGGTGTTTCACGGCGGGATCTTTGCCAACCTGTTTCTGTCTCTCCAGCTCGGcctccacttcctgtttggccCTGCTCAGGGCGCCGAGCTGCTCCTGGAGCTCCTGCAGTTGCTCCCGGGCCGACTCGGACTCTGCCAGCTGCTGACTCTCCAGGTCCTGTGATTTGTGGAGGAAAACAAGCTTGAAAACCAAACTCCACCGTTTAATGTCATAAATGGCCTCGAGAAAGGGATCCTTAAACAAGGTAAGAACAGTTACACTTGTCAGATGGAATGTTATCTTTCCCATTGtcatattttttccatttttgaTGGCAGATAAGCACACTACCAGTTATTTAGAAATACAGTATTTCATCTGGAAAAGCTACCctatacaaaaacacaacacacagattttttttttttttttttgccctgaATTCTAGCCTGCAACACACCTAAATTGCACTGGGAGTGTCTTTCACTTTAAACATAGAAATGTAGCCTTTCCAGCTTAGGTATTAGGTAGTAGGTCTACACTCTCCATTTCTGCCACCTACTGTactatttattgtatttcattgtaCTTGCACTATGTGTAATCTAGGTGTAAAATCATTGGAACCCTTTGTCAATCCACAGTTTGCACTTGGGCCCCTCATAGTATACatgcatgtatatttatatacactcacctaaaggattattaggaacaccatactaatactgtgtttgaccccctttcaccttcagaactgccttaattctacgtggcattaattcaacaaggtgctgaaagcattctttagaaatgttggcccaaattgataggatagcatcttgcagttgatggagatttgtaggatgcacatccagggcacgaagctcccgttccaccacatcccaaagatgctctattgggttgagatctggtgactgtgggggccagtttagtacagtgaactcattgtcatgttcaagaaaccaatttgaaatgattcgacctttgtgacatggtgcattatcctgctggaagtagccatcagaggatgggtacatggtggtcataaagggatggacatggtcagaaacaatgctcaggtaggccgtggcatttaaactatgcccaattggcattaaggggcctaaagtgtgccaagaaaacatcccccacaccattacaccaccaccaccagcctgcacagtggtaacaaggcatgatggatccatgttctcattctgtttacgccaaattctgactctaccatctgaatgtctcaacagaaatcgagactcatcagaccaggcaacatttttccagtcttcaaccgtccaattttggtgagcttgtgcaaattgtagcctctttttcctatttgtagtggagatgagtggtacccggtggggtcttctgctgttgtagcccatccgcctcaaggttgtacatgttgtggcttcacaaatgctttgctgcatacctcggttgtaatgagtggttatttcagtcaaagttgctcttctatcagcttgaatcagtcggcccattctcctctgacctctaggatcaacaaggcattttcgcccacaggactgccgcatactggatgtttttcccttttcacaccattctttgtaaaccctagaaatggttgtgcgtgaaaatcccagtaactgagcagattgtgaaatactcagaccggcccgtgtggcaccaacaaccatgccacgctcaaaattgcttaaatcacctttctttcccattcagacattcagtttggagtttaggagattgtcttgaccaggacaacacccctaaatgcattgaagcaactgccatgtgattggttggttagataattgcattaatgacaaattgaacaggtgttcctaataatcctttaggtgagtgtatgacacacacacacacacacacacacacacacacacacatatgcacaaatatatctttgtgtgtgtttcactaGAATTCTGGTTCCATATGCTACACCAATCATACAAGTTTTACATTGTCCCAAATAAAAAGATACAACTCTTATATAATATCAGAAAGCATTATGTTAATTGTTAAGAATTTCTTTATGACCGAGTAAATACTAATACAGGTATCCCCATGGTGACTGATGTTACATTCAGGAGCTCAGTCACCTGCAGGGAAGCATCGCTCTTAACCTTCATCATTGTGCCCAGAAGTGGAGAGTTAAACATTTCATAATGAGTAATCAGACTACAGAAACCGAATCAAGGTGAACAAACAAGTTAACCTGTATCTCAGAGCGGAGCTGCTGCAGCTGGCCCAGCAGTCTCTGGTTGTCCTCCCTCTGCAGGTCCCTCTCGTGCCGCAGCTCCTCCAGCTCCACGGCACCGGGGCTGTGGCCGTCCAGCCCATCCAGGCCTGAGCCCTCTTTCAGACTGCTGATCAGCTTCTCCTTGGACtttgacacacagcacagcatctCACTGCCCAGCATGGCAAGTCAATCACAGCACGGCTACATACGGTCAGTCAGACCAGAGTCTGCCACTAATTCTTCGCTGGAAGGCTGAAGTCCATGTTGTATATAAACTAGACTTGCCTGCTGGTTTACCAACCCTGAGTCTCAGGTCTCAGGCAATCAGAGTCTAGGAAACTCAACACTTGGTGAAAAATCGTAGGAAAACTTGGATGCTGTGAATGTGGCCTTGTATGGCCAGTGCGTGACATGAGAGTTTAAACTGAGGTCCTGTCTACTGAAGTACAGTTCTATTAACACATACTGCCAAGGGAAAAGCTTATCAAATTTGCCCAATCTAAATTCACACTCCTAGTCCCAACAAAAAGCCTTTTGGGCTGCACTGACCTGCAGGATTCGAGAGGCCTTCTGTTTGTAGTCCACCAGCTCCTGCTTGGCCATCTCTGCTGCTGCTTTAGCTACTTTGGCCTGCTGCTGGGACTCCTCCAGCCTCCTCTTGTCCTCCACGCTCTTCCTCTCAGCTGCGATCAGGGACTCGGACAGGACCTGCCGCTCCCCCTCCACCTTCCCCATTCGGGCAGCAAACTCGCTCTGAGGAACAACAGGAGAGGGACAGTACAGCCGTGACTACAACCCTGTGGATGCCCAGATCTGTATTTCAGGCTCTTCACGAACAAGGAACTCAAACCTACAAGAATGGCTCATACGCTTGATCAGGAACGTGGTGTCACCCACATAAGGTAACATAAGTGTTAGTGCGCTGTATGTAATACAAGAATGGTCATCGAGTAAGAGCTCAAACCTGCATCTGGCGATAGCTTTCCTGCTCCCTCTTCAGAGCCGCTTCGGTCTCCAGAACTCTCTCCTGCAAGGTCTCCAGGGCCTGGTTATGTAGGCTGCTCCCCTCATTGTGGTCTTGGAGGATCCTTGAGGAACAGAGGAACAGAAGAACAGAAAAAGGGTGGTTGAACTTTAGTGTTGGGCTACAGAGTCTACAATGCACTCCAAATATCTCCATATGGAACTTAATATACATATTCACTTAAAGCACTAGACTTTATAGAAGACGGGCCTATTCCTGAAAGCCTAAACACCACACCTCTCACCTGGAGCGGTCACTCTGTACTTTCTCCAGGGCTTCAGTTCGCCCTTTGAGCAGTTGGTCAGCTTCGTCCAGTCGCACTTTGAGCACTGCCAGCTGCGCGTCCTTGGCGGAAGCACTCTCCGTGAGGTCGTCCACCTGCGACCGGAGCTCCCTTACGGTACGGTCTGTGCGTGACTGATCAGCGTTCCACTTCTCCACCCTGGCCCGGGCCTTGTTCAGTTCTGGGGGGGAAAAAGATACAATGGTCTCTCAGGGGAGAAACGCACACATCACCCCATCGAAAACACTCTAGAAATAAC is part of the Amia ocellicauda isolate fAmiCal2 chromosome 21, fAmiCal2.hap1, whole genome shotgun sequence genome and encodes:
- the golga5 gene encoding golgin subfamily A member 5 encodes the protein MSWFTELAGKAEDFLNKVDQGAATALSKQQQLLQLQQQQQQQGRGTNSYNPEDSYSDYTSAYQKQDAHLPPPAEAPSFISAVAGNIKKQKATLLAGTANVSGAPRTSASTHTPTNTDGGSSRPSSQFVRPKKTEPDDDLLFDFLNSTDKSLNGKLDAKKDKPCSSSQGLSRTSSLGSISISTQSVKTSEEGSSKDPGQDTPESSDSGLAVPQEPAKEEPLAPEITAPPVKDDGQSQVLSSLRLENQLLRTEVSSLNQEMAVLIQRSKDTQEELNKARARVEKWNADQSRTDRTVRELRSQVDDLTESASAKDAQLAVLKVRLDEADQLLKGRTEALEKVQSDRSRILQDHNEGSSLHNQALETLQERVLETEAALKREQESYRQMQSEFAARMGKVEGERQVLSESLIAAERKSVEDKRRLEESQQQAKVAKAAAEMAKQELVDYKQKASRILQSKEKLISSLKEGSGLDGLDGHSPGAVELEELRHERDLQREDNQRLLGQLQQLRSEIQDLESQQLAESESAREQLQELQEQLGALSRAKQEVEAELERQKQELQYMEEELHRTKNTLQSRIKDREEEIQKLRNQLTNKTLSSSSQAELENRLHQLTETLIQKQTVLEALGTEKSSLVFQLERLEQQLKSVQGSAGNGPTINMAGMEGNDGARLRTVPILFSDTESPAAGMYGKVRNAASTIDRFSIRLGIFLRRYPIARVFVIIYMALLHLWVMIVLLTYTPEMHHDHPGGR